A portion of the Phycodurus eques isolate BA_2022a chromosome 3, UOR_Pequ_1.1, whole genome shotgun sequence genome contains these proteins:
- the git2a gene encoding ARF GTPase-activating protein GIT2a isoform X2, whose product MSKRTRNTEVCADCCVPEPRWASVNRGVLICDECCSVHRSLGRHSSQVRHLTHTPWPPTQLQMVQMLYSNGANSIWEHSLLDPASVMTGKRKANPQDKLHPNKSEFIKAKYQMLAFVHRMPCREDDSSTAKDLSKQLHSSVRTGNLETCLRLLSLGAQANFFHPEKGNTPLHVAAKAGQVSQAELLTVYGADPGAPDSNGKTPIDYAREAGHHDLADRLVEIQYELTDRLAFYLCGRKPDHKNGQHFIVPQMADSLDLSELAKAAKKKLQSLSNHLFEELAMDVYDEVDRRETDAVWLATQNHSALVTETTVVPFLPVNPEYSSTRNQGRQKLARFNAHEFATLVIDILSDAKRRQQGNSAASPKDNVELLLKNMSARPCSDSQDNDQPDYDSVASDEDTDQELPSSKGDRTKSLDSDLSDGPITMQEYLEVKNALSASEAKIQHLLKANSNLSDELRLMQKKLQSLQSENTSLRRQVTANIYQIPSTSDYPDPSGPSALKRRQSARASRPMSMYETGSGLKPYLPKGESPYPEEAIPTLHPFPPHKEKGAFVTTSSSLPSFPSNLSWSKDESNLKASKLEKQSSMPESDYDNTVNDSEVDDSGLCRRGRLRSSGRLGEGSSIPELDDAAAESDPTLPSTEDVIRKTEQITKNIQELLRAAQDNKHESFIPCSERIHVAVTEMAALFPKRPRSETVRSSLRLLTSSACRLQSECRKAVPPEGCPGPDMQLVTQQVIQCAYDIAKAAKQLVTITTKENTN is encoded by the exons ATGTCCAAACGCACGAGGAACACGGAGGTGTGCGCAGACTGTTGCGTCCCAG AACCCCGCTGGGCCTCAGTGAACAGGGGCGTGTTGATTTGTGATGAGTGCTGCAGTGTTCATCGAAGTCTGGGTAGACACAGCTCACAAGTTCGCCACTTGACGCACACGCCTTGGCCTCCTACACAGCTACAA ATGGTTCAGATGTTGTACAGCAACGGTGCTAATTCAATTTGGGAGCACTCCCTTCTGgacccagcatctgtgatgactGGAAAACGCAAGGCCAACCCCCAGGACAAATTGCA CCCCAACAAATCAGAATTCATCAAAGCCAAATATCAAATGTTGGCGTTTGTCCACCGCATGCCTTGTCGGGAGGATGACAGCTCGACAGCCAAAGATCTGAGTAAG CAACTGCATTCAAGTGTTCGCACTGGGAATCTTGAGACCTGTTTGCGGTTGCTCTCTCTTGGAGCTCAAGCAAACTTTTTTCACCCT GAAAAAGGAAACACTCCCTTGCATGTGGCAGCTAAGGCAGGACAAGTCTCTCAGGCTGAACTGTTAACTGTTTACGGCGCAGATCCTGGAGCCCCTGATAGCAACGGCAAAACTCCCATTGACTACGCAAG GGAGGCGGGCCACCACGACCTGGCAGATAGACTGGTGGAGATTCAGTATGAGCTGACCGATCGGCTGGCGTTCTACCTCTGTGGGCGAAAACCAG ATCACAAAAATGGGCAGCACTTCATTGTTCCTCAAATGGCTGACAG TTTAGATTTATCGGAACTGGCCAAGGCAGCAAAGAAGAAGCTGCAGTCA CTAAGTAATCATTTGTTCGAGGAGCTGGCCATGGACGTGTATGATGAGGTGGACAGGCGAGAAACTGATGCAG TGTGGCTAGCAACACAGAATCACAGTGCGCTCGTGACGGAGACAACTGTGGTGCCATTCCTTCCTGTCAATCCAGAGTATTCATCCACAAGAAACCAG ggACGCCAGAAACTTGCCAGATTCAACGCACATGAATTTGCAACTCTTGTGATAGACATATTAAGTGATGCAAAGCGGAGACAACAAGGGAATTCAGCAGCCAGCCCCAAAG ATAATGTGGAACTTCTCCTGAAGAATATGTCTGCCAGGCCATGCAGCGACAGCCAGGATAACGACCAGCCCGACTATGATAGCGTAGCGTCTGATGAGGATACAGACCAAGAGCTCCCTTCAAGTAAAGGAGATCGAACGAAG AGCCTGGATTCTGACCTCTCCGACGGCCCAATCACCATGCAGGAGTACCTTGAGGTGAAGAACGCGCTCTCGGCCTCCGAGGCCAAAATCCAGCATCTCCTGAAAGCCAACAGCAACCTGAGCGACGAGCTGCGACTGATGCAGAAAAAG CTGCAATCTCTGCAAAGTGAGAACACCTCTCTTAGGCGGCAGGTCACAGCCAATATCTATCAGATCCCCAGCACGTCAGACTATCCCGACCCCTCCGGTCCTTCAGCCCTGAAACGCCGGCAATCTGCTCGGGCAAGTCGGCCCATGTCTATGTACGAGACCGGCTCGGGCCTGAAGCCCTATCTCCCTAAAGGGGAAAGTCCTTACCCAGAGGAGGCTATTCCCACCCTGCATCCCTTCCCACCTCAT AAGGAAAAGGGGGCTTTTGTGACCACCTCTTCATCCCTCCCCTCATTTCCGTCCAACCTGTCCTGGTCCAAGGATGAAAGTAATCTAAAG GCCTCCAAGTTAGAGAAGCAGAGCAGCATGCCTGAAAGCGACTATGACAACACAGTCAATGACTCTGAGGTGGACGATTCAGG TTTGTGCAGGagagggaggctgaggagcagTGGCCGACTGGGGGAGGGCAGCTCCATCCCTGAGCTGGATGACGCGGCGGCGGAGTCGGACCCGACACTTCCCAGCACCGAGGACGTCATCCGCAAAACCGAGCAGATCACCAAGAATATTCAGGAGCTCCTGCGAGCAGCTCAGGATAACAAACATGAGAG CTTCATACCCTGCTCAGAAAGAATACACGTTGCTGTAACAGAAATGGCTGCGCTTTTTCCGAAG AGGCCACGCTCGGAGACCGTGAGAAGCTCTCTGCGCTTGTTGACCTCCAGCGCGTGCAGGCTTCAGAGCGAGTGCAGGAAGGCGGTGCCTCCAGAAGGCTGCCCGGGACCGGACATGCAGCTTGTCACCCAGCAGGTCATCCAATGTGCTTACGATATTGCCAAGGCAGCCAAGCAGCTTGTCACCATCACCACGAAGGAGAACACCAACTGA
- the git2a gene encoding ARF GTPase-activating protein GIT2a isoform X6, whose translation MSKRTRNTEVCADCCVPEPRWASVNRGVLICDECCSVHRSLGRHSSQVRHLTHTPWPPTQLQMVQMLYSNGANSIWEHSLLDPASVMTGKRKANPQDKLHPNKSEFIKAKYQMLAFVHRMPCREDDSSTAKDLSKQLHSSVRTGNLETCLRLLSLGAQANFFHPEKGNTPLHVAAKAGQVSQAELLTVYGADPGAPDSNGKTPIDYAREAGHHDLADRLVEIQYELTDRLAFYLCGRKPDHKNGQHFIVPQMADSSLDLSELAKAAKKKLQSLSNHLFEELAMDVYDEVDRRETDAVWLATQNHSALVTETTVVPFLPVNPEYSSTRNQGRQKLARFNAHEFATLVIDILSDAKRRQQGNSAASPKDNVELLLKNMSARPCSDSQDNDQPDYDSVASDEDTDQELPSSKGDRTKSLDSDLSDGPITMQEYLEVKNALSASEAKIQHLLKANSNLSDELRLMQKKLQSLQSENTSLRRQVTANIYQIPSTSDYPDPSGPSALKRRQSARASRPMSMYETGSGLKPYLPKGESPYPEEAIPTLHPFPPHKEKGAFVTTSSSLPSFPSNLSWSKDESNLKASKLEKQSSMPESDYDNTVNDSEVDDSGLCRRGRLRSSGRLGEGSSIPELDDAAAESDPTLPSTEDVIRKTEQITKNIQELLRAAQDNKHERPCEREGVRRLRHSLGCFSTLVPWAEKPPAPLHPLSPRTPAPSSCFIPCSERIHVAVTEMAALFPKRPRSETVRSSLRLLTSSACRLQSECRKAVPPEGCPGPDMQLVTQQVIQCAYDIAKAAKQLVTITTKENTN comes from the exons ATGTCCAAACGCACGAGGAACACGGAGGTGTGCGCAGACTGTTGCGTCCCAG AACCCCGCTGGGCCTCAGTGAACAGGGGCGTGTTGATTTGTGATGAGTGCTGCAGTGTTCATCGAAGTCTGGGTAGACACAGCTCACAAGTTCGCCACTTGACGCACACGCCTTGGCCTCCTACACAGCTACAA ATGGTTCAGATGTTGTACAGCAACGGTGCTAATTCAATTTGGGAGCACTCCCTTCTGgacccagcatctgtgatgactGGAAAACGCAAGGCCAACCCCCAGGACAAATTGCA CCCCAACAAATCAGAATTCATCAAAGCCAAATATCAAATGTTGGCGTTTGTCCACCGCATGCCTTGTCGGGAGGATGACAGCTCGACAGCCAAAGATCTGAGTAAG CAACTGCATTCAAGTGTTCGCACTGGGAATCTTGAGACCTGTTTGCGGTTGCTCTCTCTTGGAGCTCAAGCAAACTTTTTTCACCCT GAAAAAGGAAACACTCCCTTGCATGTGGCAGCTAAGGCAGGACAAGTCTCTCAGGCTGAACTGTTAACTGTTTACGGCGCAGATCCTGGAGCCCCTGATAGCAACGGCAAAACTCCCATTGACTACGCAAG GGAGGCGGGCCACCACGACCTGGCAGATAGACTGGTGGAGATTCAGTATGAGCTGACCGATCGGCTGGCGTTCTACCTCTGTGGGCGAAAACCAG ATCACAAAAATGGGCAGCACTTCATTGTTCCTCAAATGGCTGACAG CAGTTTAGATTTATCGGAACTGGCCAAGGCAGCAAAGAAGAAGCTGCAGTCA CTAAGTAATCATTTGTTCGAGGAGCTGGCCATGGACGTGTATGATGAGGTGGACAGGCGAGAAACTGATGCAG TGTGGCTAGCAACACAGAATCACAGTGCGCTCGTGACGGAGACAACTGTGGTGCCATTCCTTCCTGTCAATCCAGAGTATTCATCCACAAGAAACCAG ggACGCCAGAAACTTGCCAGATTCAACGCACATGAATTTGCAACTCTTGTGATAGACATATTAAGTGATGCAAAGCGGAGACAACAAGGGAATTCAGCAGCCAGCCCCAAAG ATAATGTGGAACTTCTCCTGAAGAATATGTCTGCCAGGCCATGCAGCGACAGCCAGGATAACGACCAGCCCGACTATGATAGCGTAGCGTCTGATGAGGATACAGACCAAGAGCTCCCTTCAAGTAAAGGAGATCGAACGAAG AGCCTGGATTCTGACCTCTCCGACGGCCCAATCACCATGCAGGAGTACCTTGAGGTGAAGAACGCGCTCTCGGCCTCCGAGGCCAAAATCCAGCATCTCCTGAAAGCCAACAGCAACCTGAGCGACGAGCTGCGACTGATGCAGAAAAAG CTGCAATCTCTGCAAAGTGAGAACACCTCTCTTAGGCGGCAGGTCACAGCCAATATCTATCAGATCCCCAGCACGTCAGACTATCCCGACCCCTCCGGTCCTTCAGCCCTGAAACGCCGGCAATCTGCTCGGGCAAGTCGGCCCATGTCTATGTACGAGACCGGCTCGGGCCTGAAGCCCTATCTCCCTAAAGGGGAAAGTCCTTACCCAGAGGAGGCTATTCCCACCCTGCATCCCTTCCCACCTCAT AAGGAAAAGGGGGCTTTTGTGACCACCTCTTCATCCCTCCCCTCATTTCCGTCCAACCTGTCCTGGTCCAAGGATGAAAGTAATCTAAAG GCCTCCAAGTTAGAGAAGCAGAGCAGCATGCCTGAAAGCGACTATGACAACACAGTCAATGACTCTGAGGTGGACGATTCAGG TTTGTGCAGGagagggaggctgaggagcagTGGCCGACTGGGGGAGGGCAGCTCCATCCCTGAGCTGGATGACGCGGCGGCGGAGTCGGACCCGACACTTCCCAGCACCGAGGACGTCATCCGCAAAACCGAGCAGATCACCAAGAATATTCAGGAGCTCCTGCGAGCAGCTCAGGATAACAAACATGAGAG ACCGTGTGAGCGTGAAGGTGTGCGCCGCCTCAGACACAGTCTGGGATGTTTCAGCACTCTGGTGCCCTGGGCTGAGAAGCCCCCCGCACCTCTTCATCCACTCAGCCCGCGAACCCCCGCTCCCTCGTCCTG CTTCATACCCTGCTCAGAAAGAATACACGTTGCTGTAACAGAAATGGCTGCGCTTTTTCCGAAG AGGCCACGCTCGGAGACCGTGAGAAGCTCTCTGCGCTTGTTGACCTCCAGCGCGTGCAGGCTTCAGAGCGAGTGCAGGAAGGCGGTGCCTCCAGAAGGCTGCCCGGGACCGGACATGCAGCTTGTCACCCAGCAGGTCATCCAATGTGCTTACGATATTGCCAAGGCAGCCAAGCAGCTTGTCACCATCACCACGAAGGAGAACACCAACTGA
- the git2a gene encoding ARF GTPase-activating protein GIT2a isoform X1 — MSKRTRNTEVCADCCVPEPRWASVNRGVLICDECCSVHRSLGRHSSQVRHLTHTPWPPTQLQMVQMLYSNGANSIWEHSLLDPASVMTGKRKANPQDKLHPNKSEFIKAKYQMLAFVHRMPCREDDSSTAKDLSKQLHSSVRTGNLETCLRLLSLGAQANFFHPEKGNTPLHVAAKAGQVSQAELLTVYGADPGAPDSNGKTPIDYAREAGHHDLADRLVEIQYELTDRLAFYLCGRKPDHKNGQHFIVPQMADSSLDLSELAKAAKKKLQSLSNHLFEELAMDVYDEVDRRETDAVWLATQNHSALVTETTVVPFLPVNPEYSSTRNQGRQKLARFNAHEFATLVIDILSDAKRRQQGNSAASPKDNVELLLKNMSARPCSDSQDNDQPDYDSVASDEDTDQELPSSKGDRTKSLDSDLSDGPITMQEYLEVKNALSASEAKIQHLLKANSNLSDELRLMQKKLQSLQSENTSLRRQVTANIYQIPSTSDYPDPSGPSALKRRQSARASRPMSMYETGSGLKPYLPKGESPYPEEAIPTLHPFPPHKEKGAFVTTSSSLPSFPSNLSWSKDESNLKASKLEKQSSMPESDYDNTVNDSEVDDSGLCRRGRLRSSGRLGEGSSIPELDDAAAESDPTLPSTEDVIRKTEQITKNIQELLRAAQDNKHESFIPCSERIHVAVTEMAALFPKRPRSETVRSSLRLLTSSACRLQSECRKAVPPEGCPGPDMQLVTQQVIQCAYDIAKAAKQLVTITTKENTN, encoded by the exons ATGTCCAAACGCACGAGGAACACGGAGGTGTGCGCAGACTGTTGCGTCCCAG AACCCCGCTGGGCCTCAGTGAACAGGGGCGTGTTGATTTGTGATGAGTGCTGCAGTGTTCATCGAAGTCTGGGTAGACACAGCTCACAAGTTCGCCACTTGACGCACACGCCTTGGCCTCCTACACAGCTACAA ATGGTTCAGATGTTGTACAGCAACGGTGCTAATTCAATTTGGGAGCACTCCCTTCTGgacccagcatctgtgatgactGGAAAACGCAAGGCCAACCCCCAGGACAAATTGCA CCCCAACAAATCAGAATTCATCAAAGCCAAATATCAAATGTTGGCGTTTGTCCACCGCATGCCTTGTCGGGAGGATGACAGCTCGACAGCCAAAGATCTGAGTAAG CAACTGCATTCAAGTGTTCGCACTGGGAATCTTGAGACCTGTTTGCGGTTGCTCTCTCTTGGAGCTCAAGCAAACTTTTTTCACCCT GAAAAAGGAAACACTCCCTTGCATGTGGCAGCTAAGGCAGGACAAGTCTCTCAGGCTGAACTGTTAACTGTTTACGGCGCAGATCCTGGAGCCCCTGATAGCAACGGCAAAACTCCCATTGACTACGCAAG GGAGGCGGGCCACCACGACCTGGCAGATAGACTGGTGGAGATTCAGTATGAGCTGACCGATCGGCTGGCGTTCTACCTCTGTGGGCGAAAACCAG ATCACAAAAATGGGCAGCACTTCATTGTTCCTCAAATGGCTGACAG CAGTTTAGATTTATCGGAACTGGCCAAGGCAGCAAAGAAGAAGCTGCAGTCA CTAAGTAATCATTTGTTCGAGGAGCTGGCCATGGACGTGTATGATGAGGTGGACAGGCGAGAAACTGATGCAG TGTGGCTAGCAACACAGAATCACAGTGCGCTCGTGACGGAGACAACTGTGGTGCCATTCCTTCCTGTCAATCCAGAGTATTCATCCACAAGAAACCAG ggACGCCAGAAACTTGCCAGATTCAACGCACATGAATTTGCAACTCTTGTGATAGACATATTAAGTGATGCAAAGCGGAGACAACAAGGGAATTCAGCAGCCAGCCCCAAAG ATAATGTGGAACTTCTCCTGAAGAATATGTCTGCCAGGCCATGCAGCGACAGCCAGGATAACGACCAGCCCGACTATGATAGCGTAGCGTCTGATGAGGATACAGACCAAGAGCTCCCTTCAAGTAAAGGAGATCGAACGAAG AGCCTGGATTCTGACCTCTCCGACGGCCCAATCACCATGCAGGAGTACCTTGAGGTGAAGAACGCGCTCTCGGCCTCCGAGGCCAAAATCCAGCATCTCCTGAAAGCCAACAGCAACCTGAGCGACGAGCTGCGACTGATGCAGAAAAAG CTGCAATCTCTGCAAAGTGAGAACACCTCTCTTAGGCGGCAGGTCACAGCCAATATCTATCAGATCCCCAGCACGTCAGACTATCCCGACCCCTCCGGTCCTTCAGCCCTGAAACGCCGGCAATCTGCTCGGGCAAGTCGGCCCATGTCTATGTACGAGACCGGCTCGGGCCTGAAGCCCTATCTCCCTAAAGGGGAAAGTCCTTACCCAGAGGAGGCTATTCCCACCCTGCATCCCTTCCCACCTCAT AAGGAAAAGGGGGCTTTTGTGACCACCTCTTCATCCCTCCCCTCATTTCCGTCCAACCTGTCCTGGTCCAAGGATGAAAGTAATCTAAAG GCCTCCAAGTTAGAGAAGCAGAGCAGCATGCCTGAAAGCGACTATGACAACACAGTCAATGACTCTGAGGTGGACGATTCAGG TTTGTGCAGGagagggaggctgaggagcagTGGCCGACTGGGGGAGGGCAGCTCCATCCCTGAGCTGGATGACGCGGCGGCGGAGTCGGACCCGACACTTCCCAGCACCGAGGACGTCATCCGCAAAACCGAGCAGATCACCAAGAATATTCAGGAGCTCCTGCGAGCAGCTCAGGATAACAAACATGAGAG CTTCATACCCTGCTCAGAAAGAATACACGTTGCTGTAACAGAAATGGCTGCGCTTTTTCCGAAG AGGCCACGCTCGGAGACCGTGAGAAGCTCTCTGCGCTTGTTGACCTCCAGCGCGTGCAGGCTTCAGAGCGAGTGCAGGAAGGCGGTGCCTCCAGAAGGCTGCCCGGGACCGGACATGCAGCTTGTCACCCAGCAGGTCATCCAATGTGCTTACGATATTGCCAAGGCAGCCAAGCAGCTTGTCACCATCACCACGAAGGAGAACACCAACTGA
- the git2a gene encoding ARF GTPase-activating protein GIT2a isoform X3 produces MSKRTRNTEVCADCCVPEPRWASVNRGVLICDECCSVHRSLGRHSSQVRHLTHTPWPPTQLQMVQMLYSNGANSIWEHSLLDPASVMTGKRKANPQDKLHPNKSEFIKAKYQMLAFVHRMPCREDDSSTAKDLSKQLHSSVRTGNLETCLRLLSLGAQANFFHPEKGNTPLHVAAKAGQVSQAELLTVYGADPGAPDSNGKTPIDYAREAGHHDLADRLVEIQYELTDRLAFYLCGRKPDHKNGQHFIVPQMADSSLDLSELAKAAKKKLQSLSNHLFEELAMDVYDEVDRRETDAVWLATQNHSALVTETTVVPFLPVNPEYSSTRNQGRQKLARFNAHEFATLVIDILSDAKRRQQGNSAASPKDNVELLLKNMSARPCSDSQDNDQPDYDSVASDEDTDQELPSSKGDRTKSLDSDLSDGPITMQEYLEVKNALSASEAKIQHLLKANSNLSDELRLMQKKLQSLQSENTSLRRQVTANIYQIPSTSDYPDPSGPSALKRRQSARASRPMSMYETGSGLKPYLPKGESPYPEEAIPTLHPFPPHASKLEKQSSMPESDYDNTVNDSEVDDSGLCRRGRLRSSGRLGEGSSIPELDDAAAESDPTLPSTEDVIRKTEQITKNIQELLRAAQDNKHESFIPCSERIHVAVTEMAALFPKRPRSETVRSSLRLLTSSACRLQSECRKAVPPEGCPGPDMQLVTQQVIQCAYDIAKAAKQLVTITTKENTN; encoded by the exons ATGTCCAAACGCACGAGGAACACGGAGGTGTGCGCAGACTGTTGCGTCCCAG AACCCCGCTGGGCCTCAGTGAACAGGGGCGTGTTGATTTGTGATGAGTGCTGCAGTGTTCATCGAAGTCTGGGTAGACACAGCTCACAAGTTCGCCACTTGACGCACACGCCTTGGCCTCCTACACAGCTACAA ATGGTTCAGATGTTGTACAGCAACGGTGCTAATTCAATTTGGGAGCACTCCCTTCTGgacccagcatctgtgatgactGGAAAACGCAAGGCCAACCCCCAGGACAAATTGCA CCCCAACAAATCAGAATTCATCAAAGCCAAATATCAAATGTTGGCGTTTGTCCACCGCATGCCTTGTCGGGAGGATGACAGCTCGACAGCCAAAGATCTGAGTAAG CAACTGCATTCAAGTGTTCGCACTGGGAATCTTGAGACCTGTTTGCGGTTGCTCTCTCTTGGAGCTCAAGCAAACTTTTTTCACCCT GAAAAAGGAAACACTCCCTTGCATGTGGCAGCTAAGGCAGGACAAGTCTCTCAGGCTGAACTGTTAACTGTTTACGGCGCAGATCCTGGAGCCCCTGATAGCAACGGCAAAACTCCCATTGACTACGCAAG GGAGGCGGGCCACCACGACCTGGCAGATAGACTGGTGGAGATTCAGTATGAGCTGACCGATCGGCTGGCGTTCTACCTCTGTGGGCGAAAACCAG ATCACAAAAATGGGCAGCACTTCATTGTTCCTCAAATGGCTGACAG CAGTTTAGATTTATCGGAACTGGCCAAGGCAGCAAAGAAGAAGCTGCAGTCA CTAAGTAATCATTTGTTCGAGGAGCTGGCCATGGACGTGTATGATGAGGTGGACAGGCGAGAAACTGATGCAG TGTGGCTAGCAACACAGAATCACAGTGCGCTCGTGACGGAGACAACTGTGGTGCCATTCCTTCCTGTCAATCCAGAGTATTCATCCACAAGAAACCAG ggACGCCAGAAACTTGCCAGATTCAACGCACATGAATTTGCAACTCTTGTGATAGACATATTAAGTGATGCAAAGCGGAGACAACAAGGGAATTCAGCAGCCAGCCCCAAAG ATAATGTGGAACTTCTCCTGAAGAATATGTCTGCCAGGCCATGCAGCGACAGCCAGGATAACGACCAGCCCGACTATGATAGCGTAGCGTCTGATGAGGATACAGACCAAGAGCTCCCTTCAAGTAAAGGAGATCGAACGAAG AGCCTGGATTCTGACCTCTCCGACGGCCCAATCACCATGCAGGAGTACCTTGAGGTGAAGAACGCGCTCTCGGCCTCCGAGGCCAAAATCCAGCATCTCCTGAAAGCCAACAGCAACCTGAGCGACGAGCTGCGACTGATGCAGAAAAAG CTGCAATCTCTGCAAAGTGAGAACACCTCTCTTAGGCGGCAGGTCACAGCCAATATCTATCAGATCCCCAGCACGTCAGACTATCCCGACCCCTCCGGTCCTTCAGCCCTGAAACGCCGGCAATCTGCTCGGGCAAGTCGGCCCATGTCTATGTACGAGACCGGCTCGGGCCTGAAGCCCTATCTCCCTAAAGGGGAAAGTCCTTACCCAGAGGAGGCTATTCCCACCCTGCATCCCTTCCCACCTCAT GCCTCCAAGTTAGAGAAGCAGAGCAGCATGCCTGAAAGCGACTATGACAACACAGTCAATGACTCTGAGGTGGACGATTCAGG TTTGTGCAGGagagggaggctgaggagcagTGGCCGACTGGGGGAGGGCAGCTCCATCCCTGAGCTGGATGACGCGGCGGCGGAGTCGGACCCGACACTTCCCAGCACCGAGGACGTCATCCGCAAAACCGAGCAGATCACCAAGAATATTCAGGAGCTCCTGCGAGCAGCTCAGGATAACAAACATGAGAG CTTCATACCCTGCTCAGAAAGAATACACGTTGCTGTAACAGAAATGGCTGCGCTTTTTCCGAAG AGGCCACGCTCGGAGACCGTGAGAAGCTCTCTGCGCTTGTTGACCTCCAGCGCGTGCAGGCTTCAGAGCGAGTGCAGGAAGGCGGTGCCTCCAGAAGGCTGCCCGGGACCGGACATGCAGCTTGTCACCCAGCAGGTCATCCAATGTGCTTACGATATTGCCAAGGCAGCCAAGCAGCTTGTCACCATCACCACGAAGGAGAACACCAACTGA